The sequence below is a genomic window from Desulfovibrio sp. JC022.
CTGGGACCAGCGGGTCTGAAAACGCAGCCGCCCGCAAAGGTCGGCGAATCTGCCCAGGGGCGTTGATTCCGAATTCAGTAACTCGTTTACACCTTCAAGGTCGGAATAGGATTTTAAACGGTCAATGAAATTTTGTTCAATTCCGGTAAGTTCATCGTCCGGTTGGTTGAGATGCTTAAGCAGCTTGAATTCGGAATAGCTGGCATACATGTGCGAGGCATCTAAAATCTGACGTGAAAGAGAGTTCTCATCCGGGTTAAGGTGGTATTCTGTCAGTCTTTCCAAAAACTCTTTACCCAGCGGCATTAGGCGCGGTCTGAGTTGCTTAAGGACCCACTTGGACAGTTTATGGTAATGTTCGGGATTTTCTTTAATGCGGTAGAAAACCGGAGGCTTGATATCGGTAATGACCATGCGGAAGAGGTATTCGAAGATTCCGCCTTCAACTATTTCATTGCCCAGCCTGATTCTTTCTCTCGGCTCCAGCTTGTCTCCATTGAGGACGAAGAGAATCCATGCGGCGATCATTTTGTGGGCCTGCTTGTCCACTTCCACCAGTTCCATGGGCCGGAGCTTGTCGTTCCATCTTTTCATGAATGAACCGGAAAAAATCAGCTGGAGCAGGCTTTTGCGAATTATGGGCATTGGAGTTTTCCTTGCGTCTGTTTTATCCGGTGGTGGTTTTATATATTGTCTGAAGCCCTAGACCACCGGGATCTTAAGGTACGGGCATTCAGAATTCTGAGGTACAAACTGTCCCAGTTTAATTTCCCCGTCGCAAAGTGAGCCAAGCTCCTCTTGCAAATATTTTTCCGGTGTTTCGAGTAATTTCATACTGACCTTGAGCGGTCTGCAAAAAACTTCACCCCAGTTGGTGCTGTATACAAAATGCACTTCCTGAATTTTTTTGCTTTCAGGCGGGGAACACAGGTTCACAATAAAGAATCCTCTTACCATGCGTTCTGCATTCAAGGTTTCCTCAATAGGGATATTGAAAGTTACCTTGGGCGGGAAAAACAGCATCAGTTCGCTGAACAGCTTCTTTATTTCACGTTCCCGCAGTGGACCGGAACTTATATCGGTTTTGACCTGCATGTCCTGATTGTACAAACCGTTCAAGGTCAGCCAGACCAGCATGAAGTGAAGGTTCCGGCCCGATTCAATGCGGGTCAGGATATTTCTGGCCCCGGATTCATCAGGGTATTCTCCGTGAACATTCCAGATATTTTCCTGTTCAGAGCGGGAAATATTAATGGAATTGAAAAAGTGGGTTCTGGGGCCGGGCAGGGATAAGCGCAGGATTTTGTCCTTGCGCTTGGCAAAGGTTGAGAAGATGACCCTGCCCAAGCGGGTCAGGTCTTCCGGGGTTATGGACATGCCGGGGATTTTATCCTGTTTTCCCCGTACCTTCATATAGGTGTTGATCATGAATTGGTTTATCCGCCTGCCGAGCTCTGCCACGGAACTGAAATCGGAAAGGTCTTTGAAGTCTTCAAAGGCTCCGCTGGCTTCATCACCGGACAAATTCATGGTGAATTCCAGCAATTCAATTTCTTCGGGACGGTTCGGGATGGACTGAACATCATTTTTTCCGACAAGTCCGCATTTTAAGCGCAGGGCCATGGCTGTCAGCCAGATGTATTCTTCTTGCCCGTGTGATTTGTAAAATTCAGCCAGATCCTGATAAAGGCGCATGTAGGGATCAACCCGTTTGATACTGCGTTTCCCGCTGATAATGTTCTTTTTCAGCTTCTCGCAGAGCAGGGAGTATTTGCTGTCCAAAGTATAAAGCTCCAAGAGACCGAATTTCATAATTGATTTAAAGGGGCTTTTAATGCCTTTGACGATCTGCCAGAGGGATGCCCCGAAAAATTCTTCAACCGGAATGCTTGGTATATTGCCGAGGTCTACGTAAAAATCATTATCTTTGAGCAGGGCGACTTTCTTTTTAGTGTCTCCATATCCCTTTTCCCCGGTTTCGGGAGGAGTGAACCACCATAAAGGCGGTTTGCCGGCCAACAGCAGGGCAGTGCGGTAAAATTCTTCTTTAAGTATTGCGCTTTGCGCTGAGCCGGAGCTTTCTTCATCACTTAGCCCGAAAAGATTGTTGCGTATTTCGCGGGTATCCATGATGAAAAAATGGATTTCAAGGCCGAATTCATTCATGGCCCATTTTTCAATGGCTTTAAGTTTTATGCTCAGTTTTTCCCTGTTTTCGGCTGTCTTGCCCGCAAAGTTGCAACAAACCCAGCAGTCTAGGTCTGAATCAGGGGTCTGGGCGATGGTACCGGTACTGCCGATAGACATGAAAGCTTCAACGGGAATGGCTGATTTCGCTCCGATGTCATATTTTATTTCCGGGAAGAATTCTTCCAGAAGTTTGATCGTCAGCGGGGAAAGTTCGTAACCGCAGATTCTGGAGCCCATGCATAGATGGTCCATTCCTGATTTAATTTCGAATACGTTCGTGTGCAGCAAGGCTGGTAGAATTTTAAGTAATTTTTTGCTGTCAGTTTCTAATTTTGACTCAGACCATTTCAGCCTTCTGTTATTGTTGTCTGCAAAGCATTTGTGGCAATGTTCAATATCTTTAAGTACATACCAGCGTTTGATGGCTTTGTGCAAAATCCCGCGCCCGTACTCGCTGATGTCGCCGAATCCTGCGGATCTTTTTTTCTTTTTTTCCCTTGCAGAGAGCCTTGCCGCAAATGTTTTGCCCATGGCTCTCAGTAATTCCGGTGATTCCGACTTTACATTCATGGCCCGGCAGGTATTGGTGTTACATTGCGTAAAATGTGAACCGTGGATTCCTGAATCCCTGAACAATGCGGTTTCAAAATCAGACAAGCTGAAATCGCATCCCCTGATCATTCCTTTATAAAAAAAAGCTTCCCGGAAATCACAGGCTAGGAACATTATTCGTGTAAATCTTGTGCGGCAGAAATATGTACCGGTAGTGGCAACCGCATTGAACTGACAATTCTTGAGATTGCTCAGAAAGAATACCGCTGAATCAAAATGGGAAGTTTCAAAAAAGCAGTTTTCAAACGTACAGTCATAGAATGTGGATTCATCAAGGGAGCAACTGCTGAAATTGCAATCATGGAATTCACATTCAAGAAAGACAGCATTGCTGAAGGTGCAGCCTTCAAAGGTACATCCCTTAAAAGAGCACTCCTCCATAAATGATTCTTTGAATTCGCAGGCTGAAAAAGTTGAGGTCTGGAAGGTCAGCCCTCGGGAAAGGCTTTTCCATTTGTTGAGTTTGTGCAGCCTTTGATTGGTGATCTGGCCATCTGTATATACGTCCGGCATGCCGTCGGATTGTTGTGCTATCGGTTTTCCGAAAATTCGCTTGAATCCGGTCTTTTCCTGCTCCTTG
It includes:
- a CDS encoding class I adenylate cyclase; protein product: MAETETHDTLLGELRRLNLYPPEERQLAELRYKIDGKFSRVQTSPDGIESARYAMLLYGLGLKSIELQAEQSGKISFAPVPDDTTEDICLDNLAMMGPCGRNLAALLLCNRLLPFSRIKDWFSRQNDHTAIAVADRMLTVPNDDVPERIKFAKSILDLAKDLDLSKSIDFFEKNGTRKGQLSFSSLARFMAGNYGENCRKQLREPESLDEITLCTDSMPPYPDGEMVSDVSFHLKTMDPIIMEKVLRAVERLADEIDDELLKEVLPLAKSPSLPLAKAAMDFLTKFGDSRRGRIFAQIFNETPKLRAELINRVPLLNNDNFARFMNEILEGFRTPVLAVLYSTISEEDPQCFGSLLSEVLKQSRSKKKNSLKPVLARIMDTDTLAEPIRPEMIEGKTVPGVDFVKQGGPIVLNIENKEQEKTGFKRIFGKPIAQQSDGMPDVYTDGQITNQRLHKLNKWKSLSRGLTFQTSTFSACEFKESFMEECSFKGCTFEGCTFSNAVFLECEFHDCNFSSCSLDESTFYDCTFENCFFETSHFDSAVFFLSNLKNCQFNAVATTGTYFCRTRFTRIMFLACDFREAFFYKGMIRGCDFSLSDFETALFRDSGIHGSHFTQCNTNTCRAMNVKSESPELLRAMGKTFAARLSAREKKKKRSAGFGDISEYGRGILHKAIKRWYVLKDIEHCHKCFADNNNRRLKWSESKLETDSKKLLKILPALLHTNVFEIKSGMDHLCMGSRICGYELSPLTIKLLEEFFPEIKYDIGAKSAIPVEAFMSIGSTGTIAQTPDSDLDCWVCCNFAGKTAENREKLSIKLKAIEKWAMNEFGLEIHFFIMDTREIRNNLFGLSDEESSGSAQSAILKEEFYRTALLLAGKPPLWWFTPPETGEKGYGDTKKKVALLKDNDFYVDLGNIPSIPVEEFFGASLWQIVKGIKSPFKSIMKFGLLELYTLDSKYSLLCEKLKKNIISGKRSIKRVDPYMRLYQDLAEFYKSHGQEEYIWLTAMALRLKCGLVGKNDVQSIPNRPEEIELLEFTMNLSGDEASGAFEDFKDLSDFSSVAELGRRINQFMINTYMKVRGKQDKIPGMSITPEDLTRLGRVIFSTFAKRKDKILRLSLPGPRTHFFNSINISRSEQENIWNVHGEYPDESGARNILTRIESGRNLHFMLVWLTLNGLYNQDMQVKTDISSGPLREREIKKLFSELMLFFPPKVTFNIPIEETLNAERMVRGFFIVNLCSPPESKKIQEVHFVYSTNWGEVFCRPLKVSMKLLETPEKYLQEELGSLCDGEIKLGQFVPQNSECPYLKIPVV
- a CDS encoding HD domain-containing protein, which encodes MPIIRKSLLQLIFSGSFMKRWNDKLRPMELVEVDKQAHKMIAAWILFVLNGDKLEPRERIRLGNEIVEGGIFEYLFRMVITDIKPPVFYRIKENPEHYHKLSKWVLKQLRPRLMPLGKEFLERLTEYHLNPDENSLSRQILDASHMYASYSEFKLLKHLNQPDDELTGIEQNFIDRLKSYSDLEGVNELLNSESTPLGRFADLCGRLRFQTRWSQTPRIPETSVLGHVFIVATFAWFFSLEKGACQSRKQNNFFAGLFHDIPELLTRDIISPVKKSDPTIGELIREYEDQEMERRIMAPLKENGYDQIADRLGYFLGVDTGSEFDAAAMVGGFAKKISTEALDARYNDDSYDPKDGELLKLCDHLAAFMEAYNALQNGITSPHLHQAYWRISQSYMEDPVVAGIHVGPLLADFE